One part of the Malus sylvestris chromosome 2, drMalSylv7.2, whole genome shotgun sequence genome encodes these proteins:
- the LOC126610459 gene encoding late embryogenesis abundant protein 6-like, giving the protein MQAVKDKINEMGALRKVKKEARAEERAEKEIAKARVDVAHEVRLAKEAEAAMSLHVAMAGEIARAGDKAAHEHEIKAMHTANGTNTAHEHGASPAEMAGVGGHPAYKRMP; this is encoded by the exons atgCAGGCAGTGAAGGACAAGATAAATGAAATGGGCGCCTTGCGCAAGGTCAAGAAGGAGGCCAGGGCCGAAGAGAGG GCTGAGAAGGAAATAGCAAAGGCGAGAGTAGACGTAGCTCATGAGGTGAGATTGGCTAAAGAAGCTGAAGCAGCAATGTCACTGCATGTGGCCATGGCTGGGGAGATTGCCAGAGCTGGAGACAAAGCAGCACATGAACATGAAATTAAGGCAATGCATACAGCTAATGGTACGAACACTGCACATGAACATGGAGCTTCTCCTGCTGAAATGGCTGGTGTGGGAGGTCATCCAGCTTATAAACGAATgccctaa
- the LOC126602642 gene encoding agamous-like MADS-box protein AGL80 encodes MTRKKIKLAYIRDDASRKATFKKRKNGLMKKVKELSILCGIDASAIVYSHYDTKPEVGPNPNVTRRIITRFKQMQEMDKRKNMLNQESILRQQIVKVEEQLKKQNKENQEKEIMIQSMYGSLPADCLQNLSGTDLNGLFLSIEKSIEAIEEEMQEA; translated from the coding sequence ATGACAAGAAAGAAAATCAAGCTTGCATACATAAGAGATGATGCTTCAAGAAAAGCCACCttcaagaaaaggaagaacGGGCTGATGAAGAAGGTAAAAGAACTTAGCATTCTTTGTGGAATTGATGCATCTGCTATCGTTTATAGCCATTATGAcaccaaaccagaagttggtccGAACCCGAATGTAACCCGAAGGATAATCACAAGGTttaagcagatgcaagagatggacaaaagaaaaaatatgctGAACCAAGAAAGTATTCTAAGGCAACAGATAGTTAAAGTTGAGGAGCagctgaaaaaacaaaataaggaAAACCAAGAGAAGGAAATTATGATACAATCCATGTACGGGAGCCTTCCAGCTGACTGCTTGCAGAATTTGAGTGGCACGGATTTGAACGGCTTGTTTTTGTCGATTGAAAAAAGTATAGAAGCAATTGAGGAAGAAATGCAAGAGGCATGA